TTATTGAAACCATCTCTCGAGGCTATTGCCGCCATAAGTTATCATATTTCTTGCCTGGAAATTACCACATACTGAACTTTACAATCCTATATACACTCTTgggtatttaataaatgaaacgaCGTAATTCCATGCGTGCcacattaaaaattgatcaacAACTTAACAAGAAAAAGTTTGTACAATTTACAGCACACCGAGACTCATGTGCccttatgcatttattttctttatttttttaattggtcTTGAGTGTTTAAAAGCTATAGGGGATATACATATCTAAACTCTATTTAACTTTTGTTGGTAAAATCTctagttatttataattattttattgaaacgGAATATAAGGGTATTGACTCGTACAATTGTATCCTTGGCGGCACCTTATTCGTCATAAGCACTACCTGAGCACTAACAAGAATTCATTTGCCTGAAACGAACttggtatttttaattcacCATTAACTTGTTAATTTGTCTCTTTTAATTACAACTGAGATTTGTGGCTCTCCcgaatttgcattaaataagtataagtataattaattatggGTTTGGTGTTGGACTCAAGGCCGGTCGATGactttatttaatacatatgtatgtatactcGATTATTCTCCGTATAATATGATTCAATTGATTATATTGTAAAAACCTTGAAAACATACGaaagctttttattatttaattctttatcGATTCACATGGAGCAATTTCAAGCTTTAGTTTGCTTGAACCCTTACGCAATttccaaaatattaatattttatagtaacattttttaatattattagttaaTTCTTTATCGATTCACATGGAGCAATTTCAAGCTTTAAGTTGCTTAAAACCTTACGCAATttccaaaatattaataatttataacaatatttttttattgaaattgaatttatttgaagttgaGTGAGAAATAAGTGGAATATCAAATATCTTGTGCCCACCTCTAGACGctgattaaaaaatgtattacgGAGTGTCGCAATTACAGTCTGGGCCCAAATTAAATAGCCATAAAGAAATCAACTGCGTCGTCTCTTTTGACCAAAAAAACCGGGGCCAACAACACACAGCAGGAGAGTGAGAAAGCGATGTAGATGTTTATAATGAGGGAGTGATTGAGAGAGAGGGTGTGAGAACGTGTCCGTCAGTCATTGAACTATTTACGCACGGCcttgcacacatacatatataaatacgaGACATGTActcatacatataaatgtagCACATAATCTTTTACCTTAGCCATGGGCAATAGAATGAATTGAATACATCAACGAATGAGAGAGACCTCACACAGCAATACTCACTGtagtaagtgtgtgtgagtcaaGTTGGTTTGCGTGTTTGTTTGCTTCTGAGGTTATTTCGCTCATTGCACGTTTAATTGTTGTGTAAACAAATGGAATTGCCACATGTTGTAGCAAGCAACAAACTTGCGACGCGACGTCGACATTGAGAAACGGTGGAACGCTTTCAGGCCAAATTCTGTTAGTCATTTCATATGCAACATCatgatcattatcatcattgaTTCACGCTTAAATTGATGTATTGTGATTCATGTTTTGGACAATTCAAAAACTAGCCAACTCAAAAATCGtggttattattttaagctgCCGACTTTTTAGTAGTTGTTGTACAATTTGTCGTTTACACAAAAATTTCCcttgaaacaaatttttgctcatttttcaACGCAAAGTTTTGCAATTGAGTTTGCTTAAAAAGTAGTCCCCTCCCTCTAGCCACAGTTTGTCCCCTGTCGAACTGCGCAAtttggagagagagagagagagaagtcaACGGCAAACGACGGCAAAGTCAACGCTTTTGACGTGTTTACCTTTATAATAAACACATTTCGTACATTTTGTCTCCTTCCACCGCATTTAGCTTAAGCTCTTGCTTTTTAGTCGcctttaatttcatatttaaacagagcacaaatgcaaaaataaaccaaaataaagtaaaaagaaaagcaaaaaaaaccttaaacAAGTTCAGCTGCCGTTAACTTGATATCTTTAACCACTTTAACATGAGAGGGAGAATGATTGAATGAGGGGGccttcctctctttctctctctctctctctctctctctctctctctctctctctctctcttggaTCTTGTTTAATTGACGCGTTTCATTGCATCAAGTTGGCAGCTCCCTTTGaagttcaaaataaaacaaatacaaatatctttgaatatttattgtattttattgttcCAATGATCcctaataaattttatttaatttattgctgttACTTAGAATGCTGCGcagtttaatgttttttagtGAAAACAGTCTGTATCcgatataatgaaattttcagaaatcCTATTAGTTACATTAACTATTACTACGATTTCTAGAAACATATTactaatttacaaaaaataaatcaaaaaatttcttttaataatagtttattaaaaaaaataaaaaaatattaatacttattaattttgtacaaCGAAActgcaacaaattttgtatcAATTAATCgttatttgactttaaaattgGATTTTGGAAATTTTTCATCCTCccagtataatttttttgatcttttaatttaaaatgttaatatctAGACATGTATTATTGAATtccatgtaaaattaaatgaacacATTCCAAGAAATTGAGTTAAAACGCGATAGTAAAATGTTAGTATTTTAGTCATACTCGTGTTATAGTTACTATTGTTTTTGTAACCTATTGTAATTGAGATGTATTTACAAAAGATAGTTATTCACTTCGAATGGGAACTGTGGCATGAATATTATTCATAAAGTATCACAGACTGTGAGCAGTAATCGCTTCTGGATTACTCACCTTAACTCTACGGGTTGCTCAATTACGTGATGCATTCGCTTGTGAAATGAATAAATCCACATCGCAGTTAAGGTTAATTACGTCAGAGATCGGTCTAAATACgtgtatacataaatactcATACATCctgtttgcaatttaataatCCTATTGGACTTTGTTTCTTTGCAGGCTGATGACAAATCGCTGCTGGCACGCTTCTATCACGCCGATCGCTCGCTGACCGCGGTGGCCAGTGAACTGGACAGCTTCGATGGACGCGCTGAGCCGGATCGTTGTACACGCTTGGTCAGCAGACTTCGCCAGAATCAGGTAAGGGTATATTCTCACATTTAATTGAGTAAAGTACGTAAATGAATTGTACATTGTTGCAGGATAAAGTGTTGGCTATCACCAATTTGATAATGGAGGAGCTGCTGGGCGAGGAGCGTGACCCGCGGGCCTTTCGCGCCAAGTTTCCAGAGGAAGTGCTGCAGGAGAATCTGGCTGGACAGCTGTGGTTTGGCGCCGAGTGCCTGGCCGCCGGCTCATCGATCTTGAACCGTGAGTCGGAGAGCAAAGAGATGCGTCCGCTGGCCCAGGCGGTGACCAAGAGTCTGGGCAATGTGCGCGTCCTGCTGCGGGATCAATGTCTGCGCAACAATGTGCCCAACAGCAAGACACTGCACCTGGACTTTAATGATTCCACCACCGAGCAGCTCTACGAAAGTCTTAAGATCTTTGATCATCTATTTGCCGAGTTCGAGCTGAGCTATGTGAGCGCCATGGTGCAAGTAAAGTCACGCCACGAGTATGAGATGCAACAATGGATTGGCGTGCTCTTCTCGGAAACACTGCAGCGTGCACTGAAGACCGGTCTGCTTGACCAGGACATGGTCGATGCCTTTGATCCGGGATTAATGTTCTCCATACCACGATTGGCCATTGTGGCCGGTTTGGTCATCTATGCGAAGGGTCCACTTAACATGGACATGCCAGGTGATGAGTTATCGGAGATGTTTCGTCCATTTCGCACGATTCTTATCAAGATCAGGGATCTGTTGCGAAACCTAAGCAAACAGGAGCTGTATCAGCTGGAGAAGCTGCTCTGCACCAATGAGGACATCAACACAAAGGTAAGAAACATTTTAGACTAAattgttttgctatttttaatatattgcttaaaaaaaacttgttttgtatgtttatttaaaaattagcaaattaaacaataattaaatttttctaaatttaataatttgaaccaaagaaaaaagtaagttgtatattgtaaattaaattggcaaaattaaaaatatgtgttattccttaacttttaaataaaaatataagttttgcaatttttaataaccaaaaaaaataattatttgttgtaatttaaattaaagcattgGTGTTTCCTATTTTTTGTAACCTAAAAGCTATAATGTATTTCCCTTTTACTTTCGCTGTAGGTGCCACTGGGTTCCAGCAGCATTGAGGCGCCCAGTCCtgaacacaacaacagcagcagcaacagtaataacaacaacaacaatagcagcagcagtgaaaagacaagcacaacaaacacaaacacgcacAAGGCTGTGGAACGCTTGGTGGATcagcgcaacaacaatagcaacaataacagcagcagctgcagtggTAATGCACCAACTCAGGAAACAGCTCGCTCTCCGTCCATGTTGTCGCTATCGGCCAACAGCACGCCCACAGCTTCACCAGCGCCATCGCCAACGCCCTCGCACTCCATTGCGTCCACATCGTCGGCAGCAACAAGTTCGACAAATCCGCCAGCCAACTGGAGTGATGtcgatgatgaagatgaagacgaCCACGACGATGACAATGCTGATGCTGAGGATGAGGAGGAATGTGGCATTTTGGACAGCGATGATCAGGATTTGAATGAGGACAGCGATAGCGAAGCCGATGAATTTATTGAGGCACAATTGAAGgcaattgttgcagctgccgaTTGTGCGTCCGGCTATCTTATACCAAATACTAATCTGGGAAACTTGCTGCAGCCACAACAGGTGACACTCACGGATAACTTCGTGGCCAGCGAAGACGATGAGTTTGGCAGCACGGCAACGGAAGAGCAGAACCAGCAAGAGGAGCAGcaggaacaacagcagcaacagcaacaacgaccgGAAGATGAGCCTAGCACAAGTGCTGCTATGTTGGCCGCACGACGGACTCTGCAGCGTCTACGACtgccaagcagcagcagtgacAATGAGCCGAACAGCAATCAACAAACGACAATCAGATCGCCGACAGGGCAACCGACTCGCAGCAATCGCCATCGGCACAGTCATCACAGTCACCATCATCGTCATCACAATCACCACCATAATCACCATCAGTCTGCACAAGGAGAACAACACAGTCATCATCATACGCATCCACATCGCACAACTCGCAGCGGTCGCAAGCGTTGCACCCAGGAGCACTGTGAGACTACAGCGGAGCAAGAAACGGATCGTACCCTGGCTAGCGCTAATACAAGCACCGCTTCATCGCTGTCGGATGATGTGTCGTTGGCCATGCGCAATACCACAGCACGCCTTAAGTTCAAGTGAGTATCACAATATCACTGAAGAATTTCTAGAAGACATTTCTCAACATTTTAATCCATTGCAGGAGCACTGAGAATTTGTTGCATCGGCTGTTCGTGTGCATTGCCGGAGTCGCTGATCAACTGCAGACAAACTTTGCCTCTGATCTGCGCCAGATATTGCGCAGTGTGTTCCTTATGAACATGTCCTCGGCCCAGGAGGACATTGACATACCAGAAAAGACAAAAGAATCGGAACTTTTTGAGTTTCGCGCCTCCGAAAATGATGTGATACAAGAAAGCGCCGGCTCCAACCAAAGCATTTATTCAGCCGAAGAAGTCAATCCCGAGCTGGACAATGTGTTTAACAGCGGCACATCGGCACGTCACTCGGCCGGAGCTGCAATGCAACGCAACAATACCATTGATCTGGCTGCTGTACACGATGGAGGGGGCAggggcagtggcagtggcgaCAGCAGCTCCAACAGTGCAATGCCAACGGCAGCAACACCTGTTCGCAATCATGTGGCGCGTAGTCGCAGCTTGGGAGATCACGAGGTAGCCACCAGTAGCACACAGGAggaacagcagcggcagcgacagcagcaacaggaggcACAGATGCAGCTGCAAATGCAACGACAGCGAAACAATTCTGTGGGTAGCAATTCGCCGTCGAGTGCATCATCGACCAGTTCCAGCTCGGAGCACAATTCGCCGGTTAGCACACGCAGTGGCAGTCGACGTCGCGTGCAGAGCATTCCCAACACTCAATTGTCGGCGgcagctacaacaacgacaacaccaacaacaatggcgCCGCCTGCATGGATTCCGGATGGCAAGGCGCCTCGATGCATGTCATGTCAAACGCCATTCACTGCCTTCCGGCGACGTCATCATTGTCGCAACTGCGGTGGCGTCTTTTGTGGCGTCTGCTCCAATGCCTCAGCGCCATTGCCCAAATATGGCCTAACCAAGGCGGTCCGTGTCTGTCGCGAATGCTACGTGCGCGAGGTGCGTCAGTCGCAGGCACATGCATCGGCCCACAGTCAGGCCAGTCGACCACAGGCAGCTAGCGCCTCTTAGGGCTGGCCAATGGCGCTGGCAGGCGCTGAGCTCATGACCAGAAACAGATCCAGAACCAGAGCCAAGACCACAACCAAGTTGAAGACCAAAAAAAGTGACCACTTGGTGCGGAATTGGATGGAAAAGCAAACTGTGAATCGCAATCGTTcttcaaaattgttttctttactATAGACGTAAATCCAAAAGCATACATAATAATTCCTAGACAATTCTGCACTGGTGTAAGTGCATATTATATTCGTATATActgtatacataaaaaaaaaaaagattatttaatACCAACTGACCAGCTGAGCGTCTATTGAATCTGTACAATAAAGCTTCAATCTGTGTATTATATCCAAGTAACTATACCATTCGCAAACTCTCTGTTCAAATGCAAAAGAGAAACAAGCTTTCAGCTCATATCATATATACCAATTAATCTATCggacacatatatgtatttatatatattcatgtatACAAATGGCCTGCATTTCAATAGATCTTTTCGGTTTTGGGACTGCATTAGATAGCAATCTTAGCTAATTTTGTAagcttttaattgcaattgttcTGTCATTAGCCAACACGATTTAGGTATAGTacataatgtatatatatttttgtagcaCGTGAAGCAAACTGAGCtgaatatttgatataaattcTAGCGACAAATTTGCAAAACATTATTGtgatttattgttatttatataccCTGCCTGTACCCaaataatactaaataatTAACTGTAACAGCTGAATGGAAATCGTTTCGAAACTGATAACAATATGCaacagggtatataaatagATAGTCGGTGAAATCCGGCTATAATCTTCTTACTTTAAACGAAtccatttttgttaaaacctTTTTTAAGCTAGCAGGAAATTGATTTGAGCCCTAATAAAACACTGTTTTACATGTAATACTTagtatacaaatacatataaatgtatgtgtacatgcatatattttctgacttaaaagaataaaaactattaaaaaaaacaaatgagtttattaaatacatatgcaaatgatGTTCGGCTTATAACGATAAACAACCGATGATAAGGTAAAAGAGTCTTTATAATGCAGAAGATCAaggataacattttttgaaaagtttatttcttattgtttAAACTAATGAATGGCGcagtttttagcttttaaagaatgatattaaatatattttagctttaatttgtaaaaaatcgagaaaaaaaaaatgttaatacatgtttgttgaatttataaagttagtttacatttgaattttgttcatatatgttttgatttttattttttgttcgtgcaattttttgttttgcgcgCTTTTTACCACGTTCTTTTGTTGGGTTGTAATTGATTTTACATACTTTCGTATCTGGCGTGTTCTCCGCTTTTTGCCCTGGAAAATGTCGTTACGCAAGGTGTCCAAAAATAAATCTCGAGCGGCTGTCGCAAATGGACCTGTTGATGTCAATAACCTGTCCCTTGAAGAGCAGTTTGCGGATCATGTGAATGTGGCAGAGCTGGATCTCATCAAAGATCTAGACAGTGAGTTCTTCACTAACTCCTACGACCTGGTACAGCAGCTAGTGCCGATAAGCTCCTTTGCGGCAGGCAAGATGAAGCGATTCGTTGACATTTTGGCCCGGATGCACACCCATTACTCCAATGAGGTGGCCGCTTCCACAGAGATGCAGGAGAAAGTAAATGCCGCACAAAAGAAACTGCGACTAACATTGGAGCTAACCGACACGTCGAATGCAATGGTGGAAGAGATGCGAGAGTCCTTGGCCGAGGCATGGCGCAATGCAGACGCAGCGCATAATCGCGAGACCATGTTGTATGGCAATATAGATAGTGCATACAGTGAGCAACCGTTAAAGCAATCTCTGGAAGTCGATAACACTAAGAATCAGTGAGTTATACATATCGACATATCTTTATTGAGGGTATTCACACTCCAACTGTCCACAGAAATGATATGCGGTTCCGGGCATTGGTCTTTCGCGAACGGGATCGCCTGGCCAGGGAGTTGAAGGAGCACCAAAAACGATTGGAGACGAATCGCTTTTACTCCGAATCCATGGAGGGTATCATTGAAGATCATCGCAAAATGATCAGCACTCAGCAGACGCGTATTAAACTGTCCGAAAGAGAAGTCTTTAAATTGGAGCACAAGTTGCGCATTTGTGTGGAAACCTATGATGAGAAGATTCACAGTCAGAGAAAGGAAATCGGAACCCTTTTTCTAGCCAATCAGAATTTGCGCTATTGTGAGAAGAATTATATTGATTGCAAGGCTTTAAATGAGAATCTTAAGCAGATCATC
The genomic region above belongs to Drosophila innubila isolate TH190305 chromosome 3R unlocalized genomic scaffold, UK_Dinn_1.0 2_E_3R, whole genome shotgun sequence and contains:
- the LOC117792986 gene encoding lateral signaling target protein 2 homolog; this translates as MDTFRKWLNKPKADDKSLLARFYHADRSLTAVASELDSFDGRAEPDRCTRLVSRLRQNQDKVLAITNLIMEELLGEERDPRAFRAKFPEEVLQENLAGQLWFGAECLAAGSSILNRESESKEMRPLAQAVTKSLGNVRVLLRDQCLRNNVPNSKTLHLDFNDSTTEQLYESLKIFDHLFAEFELSYVSAMVQVKSRHEYEMQQWIGVLFSETLQRALKTGLLDQDMVDAFDPGLMFSIPRLAIVAGLVIYAKGPLNMDMPGDELSEMFRPFRTILIKIRDLLRNLSKQELYQLEKLLCTNEDINTKVPLGSSSIEAPSPEHNNSSSNSNNNNNNSSSSEKTSTTNTNTHKAVERLVDQRNNNSNNNSSSCSGNAPTQETARSPSMLSLSANSTPTASPAPSPTPSHSIASTSSAATSSTNPPANWSDVDDEDEDDHDDDNADAEDEEECGILDSDDQDLNEDSDSEADEFIEAQLKAIVAAADCASGYLIPNTNLGNLLQPQQVTLTDNFVASEDDEFGSTATEEQNQQEEQQEQQQQQQQRPEDEPSTSAAMLAARRTLQRLRLPSSSSDNEPNSNQQTTIRSPTGQPTRSNRHRHSHHSHHHRHHNHHHNHHQSAQGEQHSHHHTHPHRTTRSGRKRCTQEHCETTAEQETDRTLASANTSTASSLSDDVSLAMRNTTARLKFKSTENLLHRLFVCIAGVADQLQTNFASDLRQILRSVFLMNMSSAQEDIDIPEKTKESELFEFRASENDVIQESAGSNQSIYSAEEVNPELDNVFNSGTSARHSAGAAMQRNNTIDLAAVHDGGGRGSGSGDSSSNSAMPTAATPVRNHVARSRSLGDHEVATSSTQEEQQRQRQQQQEAQMQLQMQRQRNNSVGSNSPSSASSTSSSSEHNSPVSTRSGSRRRVQSIPNTQLSAAATTTTTPTTMAPPAWIPDGKAPRCMSCQTPFTAFRRRHHCRNCGGVFCGVCSNASAPLPKYGLTKAVRVCRECYVREVRQSQAHASAHSQASRPQAASAS